One Mus musculus strain C57BL/6J chromosome X, GRCm38.p6 C57BL/6J DNA window includes the following coding sequences:
- the Nxt2 gene encoding NTF2-related export protein 2 isoform c (isoform c is encoded by transcript variant 4) yields MDKRRHALVRLYLDKATLIWNGNVVTGLEALANFFEMLPSSEFQINMLDCQPVHEQATQCQTTVLVVTSGVVKFDGNKQHFFNQNFLLTAQSTPNSTVWKIASDCFRFQDWASI; encoded by the exons gCACTTGTCAGGCTGTATTTGGACAAAGCCACTCTAATCTGGAATGGAAATGTTGTTACAGGGCTGGAAGCCCTTGCTAATTTTTTTGAGATGTTGCCTTCCAGCGAATTCCAGATCAATATGTTAGATTGCCAACCAGTTCATG AGCAAGCTACCCAGTGCCAAACTACAGTGCTCGTTGTGACCAGTGGAGTTGTGAAGTTTGATGGAAACAAGCAGCACTTCTTTAACCAGAACTTCCTGCTGACTGCGCAGAGCACTCCTAACAGCACTGTGTGGAAGATTGCAAGTGATTGCTTCCGTTTTCAAGATTGGGCTAGTATTTAA